A stretch of DNA from Xiphophorus maculatus strain JP 163 A chromosome 8, X_maculatus-5.0-male, whole genome shotgun sequence:
tgttagctttacatcatgttatcatgttattccctcatcaaaaacattcctggagtgctgctttgattctttcatgtatgtttgagaagtcctttaatctcccatggcaacctgtgcaaaacgcctgttTGGACccagctccgccttcgaggacggagctcctcctcagagtcgcagtttccaagtttttaattttgaggaaactgagaaacattttcagcagccCTCCCCCGTGACtgtcccactcagctccttcagacaaGGCAGTAACAATTAGTaaacacttggtggaactgCATCTTCTGAGCACATTATAGGACATCAGcgtctcagtgaaacgctgatgaaaacgttgttaaagggtcaATAGAAGCCATTttgcgatgacttcctgaaggcggagtttcagaaagagcagaagtttttaaagagacagaggcccaactTCAAGGCGTTAAAAtacaaagtcacatttctttctgTGGGCAGGAAAGATCCGTAGAATTTGAAGAAGACTCAAACTGAAGTAGCCAACTATTTTACAATGACTGCCTGTCCATCTATGGTAGGAAGACAAAATTATACAGAGTCACAGTTGGTCAGTAAGCTAATTAGTTTGGCCATAATTGTTTTTGGTGATTTAACACTCAAAGTTCACAGTATTGAAATGGTGCATGGCCAACCCTGAAAAGAGAACAAATGGTAAACATGTGTGTTATGAAAATAAGGAACAACTATAGTTTGACCTTTCCAACAGCTGCCATACAGTACACACTCAGCTACACGCGCCTctttaaaaggtcatttttagtTCCACCTGCAGCAGcttaatatttgattaatctCACTGCAATCGTCTAGTAACagttataaaaacttttaaaagacattCTTTGGATGTGAGAAATGTTTGAACTTTATGTTACCCACAGGTTGAATATTAACTGGGTTGTATTACAAGACGAAAACCAGAAACCCTTAAAAGGAGTAAAATGTCCATTTGAACACATAGATCATTTTTGCTTGACAAAAATTGGCCTAAAAAAAGGGCTATGTTTAAAATGATTACTATGCAGAATGTGTGTTGTACGAGTGACTAACAAAGCTGGGGTAAATAAAGGTGTTGGAGGTATCAGAAGGAGTTGTGTTCAAAGTAGGTTAAAGAAGTGTCCAGCAcatataaactgtttttttttttattgttaaacacATAATTGAgcataaaatgatcaaattcaaACTCTGAGAGAAGCTTCTTGATAAAATTATTAGTAATTTTGaattcagcagaaaaaacacaatgttttccCCATTTATCCATAATATCCCTAATCTGAGTTTTACTAAACCGATGCGTTTacagaccaaaaacaaaatgggagTTTCAGCTTTTGAATGCATTTGGTTTGCAAAGATGTCTCAGTGCTCGTCTTCAGTCCGAGCCAATTAAGATAAAACTGGCTGATTTTGATCACTGACTGGCAAATCCCCAATTTAAACCAACTACATATTCAGTGTGCATCCATGTTCTTCAATCCAAATTCAAATGAGTTGATTCAGGTAAAGATTTACAATGTAAATGAAACAGGTTTGTCCATGCAGGAAGCAGGAAGAGCTGGACTAATAGTTGGGCCAACGACTCCACTTTTGCTCCTTGCAACATGAAAGTTTGCAAATTAGCTTGGGAGGTTTAGCAGAGGTGTAGCTTTAATTATTGtgtttatgattttctttcGACTAAATTCTGCAAATTGAAAAAGATTTGCTTGAACATTGtgattctaaatattttttttccccctttcggTTTGACAAAGGCTAAAATGCATGgttatacaaaaatatatataaaagaagTCAATTATTAAGGtagttttacataatttaataGGTAAAAGGTGCCATTAACTAATTGATTTACAGTCTTGTCGCACACAAAAAAGGCTACATTCATTTACCTAAAACCACAACATTAGTATCTTCTATCATCAAGGTAACTGGtcaaaaatagcaataaaatgAGGCATGTAGcagaatacataaaatatatataaaaaaaaacagataaaaaaaactgtacaaattatttttcaaaaacaaatattcaccATGCAAAAAAAGCTCTAGAAAATCATAGACCTGTTCCCAACTGCTCTATCTCAAGATCTATTTTCTCTCAAACCTGAGTTTAACTCGCAAACTCTTCACCCTGTGAGCGGTCTGATGGGGGTCGCACTAAACTTCCCCGCTGGACATCCTCCACGCTCCTTCAGAGCGTCGCGCTAAGACCACGGGAGGGTTAATAACGACACCGCCATCAGCAATCGCTGCTCTGCGTGTTTCGCGTGCTACTGGTGGTATACGAGCCGCTCTTCTTGGAGAACTTCAGAGCGCTGAAGGAGACCTTTTTCCTCTCAACTGTCCTCTGACTCCTGCACAGGAACGTGTTCTTCACGTGCTCCCTGAAGTCCTCGGAGAtgaagtaataaataaaagggTCCACGCAACTGTTCAGGCTCGCTAGGCACAGGGTGGTGATGTAAAACCCGTACCCGTTGCTCACAACCTCTCCTAGCAGGAGGATGTAGTGCGCCAGCAGCATGATGTTACTGGGGGTGAAGCAGACGATAAACATGAGCAGGACGGTGATGATCAAGACCACGGCCTTGCGGCGCTTCTTGGCAATGGTAGGGTCCCCCATGCTGTCCTGGAGAGCCCTGAGCATGAGGACGTACGATATGATGCACACAACTGTCGGGACGACAAATCCCAGCGTTCCCATTGTCAAGAAGTATCCAGCCGCAGTCTTCCTTTGGCTCGGCCTGGTGACGTCATGGCAGGTCCGGATGCACATGTTTGGTATGTTTACTTCTTGATCGTAGCAGTAGAGAGGAATGGTGATGAGCCACACCAGCACCCAGATCGCTACAGAAACAGAGACTGCTAAACAAGTGCTCCTTTGATGCTGGGACATTGGGTAGACTACAGCCCAGTAACGTTGGACGCTAATGCAGGCGATGAAGGCCATGGAGCAGTACATGTTGCCATAGAAGAACCCCACCAGAACTTTGCACAGCCCGTCTCCATACTTCCAGTCGTTGCCATTGAGGTGGTAGTCTATTTTTAAAGGGATCCAAATAACAAAAAGCAGGTCAGCAAGAGCCAGGTTGGCCATGTAGATGGATGATGGGTGCCTTTTTTTGGTCCTGAAGAGGAAAACCCATAGAGCCAAGGCGTTGGTGGGAAGCCCAACGACAAACACGAAGGTGTAGACGGCTGGGAGGAAGACGGTTGTGAGAGGGCTTTTCAGGACCGCTTGGGCTTCAGAACCGACAAATACGCCATAATCGGTTTCCGTCCCAGTGAAGCCTTTTGTCGTTCCTGTGAATTCAAAGCATGAGATAAGCAAAGGAACAATAAGCTTTATTTTTCATAGCTTTCCAAAAGTACTtctaaaacattaactttttcaTATTCAGTGCATAATAACCATAGACGTCAGTGTACTTCAATgagattttatgaaata
This window harbors:
- the LOC102228546 gene encoding proteinase-activated receptor 2-like, which gives rise to MSTCATTEGTTKGFTGTETDYGVFVGSEAQAVLKSPLTTVFLPAVYTFVFVVGLPTNALALWVFLFRTKKRHPSSIYMANLALADLLFVIWIPLKIDYHLNGNDWKYGDGLCKVLVGFFYGNMYCSMAFIACISVQRYWAVVYPMSQHQRSTCLAVSVSVAIWVLVWLITIPLYCYDQEVNIPNMCIRTCHDVTRPSQRKTAAGYFLTMGTLGFVVPTVVCIISYVLMLRALQDSMGDPTIAKKRRKAVVLIITVLLMFIVCFTPSNIMLLAHYILLLGEVVSNGYGFYITTLCLASLNSCVDPFIYYFISEDFREHVKNTFLCRSQRTVERKKVSFSALKFSKKSGSYTTSSTRNTQSSDC